The genomic window GCGGAGTTCGTCTCGCAGCCGAGCCGCCTCGAGCGCGATCTCCTCGCTGAACTCGAGGGAACGGACGCCGCCGAAGTGCTGTCGCTCTGCACGGAGATCGGTGTCGCCCCTGCCGAGCGCGTTTTGAGACACGTTCCGCTCAGAATTTGTGGTCGTCTCGAGAGGGATGAAATCGCAAGATTGCGGGTTATTCGGGGTCTGCTCGGAATCGACGAGGAAGGAAGTCCGCCCTCCCCGATTTGAACAGATGCCAGACGGTCGCGCTCACTGCGTTCGCGCGCTGCGACTGGCGTGTTCAAATCGTGGAGGGTAGATTTCTCACTGCTCACGTTGTTCGCAGAAGAAATCCGCCCTCCCCGATTTGAACGGGGGACAAGTCGATCTACAGTCGACTGCTCTACCAGTCTGAGCTAAGGGCGGTCGCATTTCAACGTAGTCGGCGAGGATCACATAAGGGTTATTATTCGCGTCGCCGAGTGACGCGTGTCTTACAGAAAATCGCCGTCCGACTGCGGGTCGGTTCCGACAAGTGGGACGATCTCGCTGGGAGTGATCTCCGGCTGACTAGCAGCATGATTGAAATAGGTGGCGTGTCAATACCAGTGTAACTCCGAATGAGTAAGATCACGTTCCGCGCCGACGACGACCTCGTCGACGAACTCGAGGCCCTCGAGATCTCCAAGAGCGAAGCGATGCGGGAGGCGCTGCGCTCGTATCTCGGGGCCGAAGAGCGAACGGAACGCGCGCCCGCGGACGGCGAGACGGGCGCGATCGACGACCTGATCCGCCAGCGCGTCGACGAGCGACTCGACGAACGCCTTCGCGAACTGGATCGCGATCGCGGGGGAGCACACGCGCGTGAGAAACGCCCCGAGGAGGTCACCGTCACGGTCTCGCTCGGGGACGACGCCCGCGACGATTCCGGACGCGGGATGTCCGACATCACGCGCGACGCGGAGCGTCGGACGAGCGCGCCGGTGACCGATGCCACACCGGACGACGACGAGCGACTGGCGACCGCGGACGATGCGGACGGGCAGTGCGGGCAGTGTGGCGAAGCGGTCGCAGACGATCACGTCTTCTGTCCCAACTGCGGCGAGAAGACCTCGCGACGACTGTTCTGCGAGTGCGGCGACGAGATCCGTTCGGACTGGTCGTTCTGTCCCGGCTGCGGTCGTCGGACGCCGGCAGCGGACGTCCTCGGTGACACTCCGTCGTAGCGACCTATGTAAGACACGGATAGTCGCGTCCGACGAAAGTTTTATTGTGTATGCCAGTATTCCACTTATTCGCGTAAGACGGTCGTCTTACAACGGTCGGCAAACGCCGAAAACCGCCCGATGTCGGGCGGCTCCGTGTAAGACACGTCGCGTCTGACAGGGGCGCGCGCCGTCTTACCCCAAGGGGAATACAACCATGGAGCGTGTGACACTGCGAATTCCGAAACAGCAGATCGAGGAGGTCGAACAACTGGTCGACTCGGGCGAGTTCCCGAACCGGAGCGAAGCGATCCGGTCGGCCGTCCGCGAGATGATCAACGAACAGAGCGACGGACCGAGCGAGCAGTCCGGTAAACACAACTGGGCCAAGGTGTAACGATGCAGGATATCGTTCAAGACGCACTCGAGAACGCCGAAGAGGAGTCCCGGGAGATGGAAGACATGGACGACGACGAGTTCGGCGACCCTCGAATCGTCATCGTCGGTGCGGGCGGTGCGGGTAACAACACCATCAACCGGCTGTACAACATCGGCGTCGACGGTGCCGACACCGTGGCGATCAACACGGACAAGCAGCACCTCAAGATGATCGAGGCCGACACGAAGATCCTGGTCGGCA from Haloterrigena sp. KLK7 includes these protein-coding regions:
- a CDS encoding double zinc ribbon domain-containing protein, whose protein sequence is MSKITFRADDDLVDELEALEISKSEAMREALRSYLGAEERTERAPADGETGAIDDLIRQRVDERLDERLRELDRDRGGAHAREKRPEEVTVTVSLGDDARDDSGRGMSDITRDAERRTSAPVTDATPDDDERLATADDADGQCGQCGEAVADDHVFCPNCGEKTSRRLFCECGDEIRSDWSFCPGCGRRTPAADVLGDTPS
- a CDS encoding ribbon-helix-helix domain-containing protein, with protein sequence MERVTLRIPKQQIEEVEQLVDSGEFPNRSEAIRSAVREMINEQSDGPSEQSGKHNWAKV